A stretch of the Streptomyces sp. NBC_00654 genome encodes the following:
- the trpA gene encoding tryptophan synthase subunit alpha — protein MSTQSGNRDLLSSTLAKAGAEDRAALIAYLPAGFPTVDGGIEAVKAVVAGGADIVEVGLPHSDPVLDGPVIQTADDIALRGGVRIADVMRTVREAYEATGAPILIMTYWNPIDRYGIERFTAELAEAGGAGCILPDLPVQESATWREHADKHGLATVFVVAPSSRDARLATITAAGSGFVYAASLMGVTGTRESVGDEAQNLVRRTRATTDLPVCVGLGVSNAEQAAEVAGFADGVIVGSAFVKGMLDAPDEAAGLAAVRALAGELAEGVRKR, from the coding sequence GTGAGCACGCAGAGCGGAAACAGGGACCTGCTGAGCTCGACGCTGGCCAAGGCCGGGGCGGAGGACCGGGCGGCGCTGATCGCGTACCTCCCGGCCGGGTTCCCGACCGTCGACGGAGGCATCGAGGCGGTCAAGGCCGTCGTCGCGGGCGGCGCGGACATCGTCGAGGTGGGACTGCCGCACAGCGACCCGGTGCTCGACGGCCCGGTCATCCAGACCGCCGACGACATCGCCCTGCGCGGCGGGGTCAGAATCGCCGACGTGATGCGCACGGTCCGCGAGGCGTACGAGGCGACCGGTGCCCCGATCCTGATCATGACCTACTGGAACCCCATCGACCGGTACGGCATCGAGCGCTTCACCGCCGAGCTGGCCGAGGCGGGCGGAGCCGGGTGCATCCTGCCCGACCTGCCGGTCCAGGAGTCCGCGACCTGGCGCGAACACGCGGACAAGCACGGCCTCGCGACCGTGTTCGTCGTCGCGCCCAGCAGCCGGGACGCGCGTCTGGCCACCATCACGGCGGCGGGCTCCGGCTTCGTGTACGCCGCCTCGCTCATGGGGGTCACCGGCACCCGTGAGTCGGTCGGCGACGAGGCCCAGAACCTGGTGCGCCGCACCCGCGCCACCACGGACCTGCCCGTCTGCGTCGGCCTCGGCGTCTCCAACGCCGAGCAGGCCGCCGAGGTCGCCGGGTTCGCCGACGGGGTGATCGTCGGCTCGGCCTTCGTCAAGGGCATGCTGGACGCCCCCGACGAGGCGGCGGGTCTCGCCGCCGTCCGCGCCCTGGCGGGCGAACTGGCCGAAGGTGTTCGAAAGCGCTGA
- the trpB gene encoding tryptophan synthase subunit beta, which translates to MSSDFFIPDPEGLIPSAEGYFGAYGGKFIPEALVAAVDEVAVEYDKAKADPAFAAELNELMVNYTGRPSALTEVPRFAEHAGGARVFLKREDLNHTGSHKINNVLGQALLTKRMGKTRVIAETGAGQHGVATATACALFGLECTIYMGEIDTERQALNVARMRMLGAEVIAVKSGSRTLKDAINEAFRDWVANVDRTHYLFGTVAGPHPFPAMVRDFHRVIGVEARRQILERAGRLPDAAVACVGGGSNAIGLFHAFIPDADVRLIGCEPAGHGVETGEHAATLTAGEPGILHGSRSYVLQDDEGQITEPYSISAGLDYPGIGPEHSYLKDIGRGEYRAVTDDAAMQALRLLSRTEGIIPAIESAHALAGALEVGRELGKDGLILINLSGRGDKDMDTAARYFGLYDGGAK; encoded by the coding sequence ATGTCGTCTGACTTCTTCATTCCGGACCCCGAGGGTCTGATTCCCAGCGCCGAAGGGTATTTCGGCGCCTACGGCGGCAAGTTCATCCCGGAGGCGCTCGTCGCCGCCGTGGACGAGGTCGCCGTCGAGTACGACAAGGCCAAGGCCGACCCGGCCTTCGCCGCCGAGCTCAACGAGCTCATGGTCAACTACACGGGCCGCCCGAGCGCGCTGACCGAGGTCCCGCGCTTCGCCGAGCACGCGGGCGGGGCCAGGGTCTTCCTCAAGCGCGAGGACCTGAACCACACCGGCTCGCACAAGATCAACAACGTGCTGGGCCAGGCACTCCTCACCAAGCGCATGGGCAAGACCCGGGTCATCGCCGAGACCGGCGCGGGCCAGCACGGGGTCGCCACCGCCACCGCCTGCGCCCTGTTCGGCCTCGAATGCACCATCTACATGGGCGAGATCGACACCGAGCGGCAGGCGCTGAACGTGGCGCGGATGCGGATGCTCGGCGCCGAGGTCATCGCCGTGAAGTCCGGCTCGCGCACCCTCAAGGACGCCATCAACGAGGCGTTCCGCGACTGGGTCGCCAATGTGGACCGCACCCACTACCTCTTCGGCACGGTCGCGGGCCCGCACCCGTTCCCCGCGATGGTCCGCGACTTCCACCGGGTGATCGGCGTCGAGGCCCGCCGCCAGATCCTGGAGCGGGCCGGCCGGCTGCCGGACGCCGCGGTCGCCTGCGTCGGCGGCGGCTCCAACGCCATCGGGCTCTTCCACGCGTTCATCCCGGACGCGGACGTCCGGCTGATCGGCTGCGAGCCCGCCGGACACGGGGTGGAGACCGGTGAGCACGCGGCCACCCTGACCGCGGGCGAGCCCGGCATCCTGCACGGCTCGCGCTCCTACGTCCTCCAGGACGACGAGGGCCAGATCACCGAGCCGTACTCCATCTCGGCGGGACTGGACTACCCGGGCATCGGCCCGGAGCACTCCTACCTCAAGGACATCGGCCGCGGCGAGTACCGCGCGGTCACCGACGACGCCGCCATGCAGGCCCTGCGGCTCCTCTCCCGCACCGAGGGGATCATCCCGGCCATCGAGAGCGCGCACGCCCTGGCCGGCGCGCTGGAGGTCGGACGGGAACTGGGCAAGGACGGGCTGATCCTGATCAACCTGTCCGGCCGCGGCGACAAGGACATGGACACGGCGGCCCGCTACTTCGGCCTGTACGACGGGGGTGCCAAGTGA
- the trpM gene encoding tryptophan biosynthesis modulator TrpM: MSRTRPGPRPADAGARVPHAPLARGCRPRGCRAPARRVHGRRVRYVIGDEPGQVNGMRWRTGSAL; encoded by the coding sequence GTGTCCCGCACCCGGCCGGGCCCGCGCCCCGCCGACGCGGGCGCCCGGGTTCCGCACGCCCCGCTGGCGCGCGGCTGCCGCCCACGCGGCTGCCGCGCCCCCGCCCGGCGTGTGCACGGCCGGCGGGTGCGGTACGTCATCGGTGACGAACCCGGCCAGGTCAACGGCATGCGATGGCGCACGGGGTCCGCGCTGTAG
- the trpC gene encoding indole-3-glycerol phosphate synthase TrpC: protein MSVLDEIIDGVRADLAERQARVSLDQLKERAARAPQAKDGVAALRGEGVTVICEVKRSSPSKGALAAIADPAALAADYEAGGASVISVLTEERRFGGSLADLEAVRAKVDIPVLRKDFIVTSYQLWEARAYGADLALLIVAALDQQALVSLIERAESIGLTPLVEAHDEEEAERAVDAGAKIIGVNARNLKDLKVDRSTFERVAPEIPDHIVKVAESGVRGPHDLIAYANAGADAVLVGESLVTGRDPRAAVADLVAAGAHPALRHGRG from the coding sequence GTGAGTGTGCTCGACGAGATCATCGACGGCGTACGCGCCGACCTCGCGGAGCGGCAGGCGCGCGTCAGCCTCGACCAGCTGAAGGAGCGCGCGGCCCGCGCTCCCCAGGCCAAGGACGGGGTCGCCGCACTGCGCGGCGAGGGCGTCACCGTCATCTGCGAGGTCAAGCGCTCGTCCCCCTCCAAGGGGGCGCTTGCCGCGATCGCCGACCCGGCCGCACTCGCCGCCGACTACGAGGCGGGCGGCGCGTCCGTCATCTCGGTCCTCACCGAGGAGCGCCGCTTCGGCGGCTCGCTCGCCGACCTGGAGGCCGTCCGCGCCAAGGTCGACATCCCGGTCCTGCGCAAGGACTTCATCGTCACCTCGTACCAGCTGTGGGAGGCCCGCGCCTACGGCGCCGACCTCGCCCTGCTGATCGTCGCCGCCCTCGACCAGCAGGCCCTGGTCTCGCTGATCGAGCGCGCCGAGTCGATCGGCCTGACGCCGCTCGTCGAGGCGCACGACGAGGAGGAGGCGGAGCGCGCCGTGGACGCCGGAGCGAAGATCATCGGTGTCAACGCGCGCAATCTGAAGGACCTCAAGGTCGACCGCTCCACCTTCGAGCGGGTGGCCCCCGAGATCCCGGACCACATCGTCAAGGTCGCCGAGTCCGGCGTCCGCGGCCCGCACGACCTCATCGCCTACGCCAACGCGGGCGCGGACGCCGTGCTCGTCGGCGAGTCCCTGGTCACCGGCCGCGACCCGCGCGCCGCCGTCGCCGATCTGGTCGCCGCGGGCGCCCACCCGGCGCTCCGGCACGGACGGGGCTGA
- a CDS encoding DUF2752 domain-containing protein, whose protein sequence is MSVDNQRVDASPSPAAAPPPDPGAAYAPGPARPPGPASRLRRFATPVGILAGVVGAFGYVATFDPNEPGHYPVCPLLGLTGLYCPGCGGLRSAYAFAHGDIGTAFGANAVAVVGYFLFAAVWVLWMVRAGRGKPLRIGLAPVYWWGIGALLLIFSVVRNLPFGSALAP, encoded by the coding sequence ATGAGCGTGGACAATCAGCGGGTGGACGCCTCGCCTTCTCCCGCCGCAGCCCCGCCCCCCGACCCCGGGGCGGCGTACGCGCCCGGCCCCGCGCGGCCACCGGGGCCCGCCTCACGCCTGCGCCGGTTCGCCACGCCCGTGGGCATCCTGGCCGGCGTCGTCGGCGCCTTCGGATACGTCGCCACGTTCGACCCCAACGAACCCGGCCACTACCCGGTCTGCCCGCTGCTGGGGCTCACCGGGCTGTACTGCCCCGGCTGCGGCGGGCTGCGCAGCGCCTACGCCTTCGCCCACGGAGACATCGGGACCGCGTTCGGCGCCAACGCCGTGGCCGTCGTCGGCTACTTCCTCTTCGCCGCCGTGTGGGTGCTCTGGATGGTCCGCGCGGGCCGCGGAAAGCCCCTGCGGATCGGTCTGGCACCGGTCTACTGGTGGGGGATCGGCGCGCTGCTGCTGATCTTCTCCGTCGTCCGGAACCTGCCCTTCGGCTCCGCCCTGGCGCCATGA
- a CDS encoding HGxxPAAW family protein — protein sequence MAGSSHGHTPAAWTGVIISFIGFCVAGVFMVAANPLGFWAGIAVIFVGGVVGLAMKAAGLGMPKESAEMAAARARASQAQISH from the coding sequence ATGGCGGGCAGCAGCCACGGACACACCCCGGCCGCCTGGACCGGTGTCATCATCTCGTTCATCGGCTTCTGCGTCGCAGGCGTCTTCATGGTCGCGGCCAACCCGCTCGGCTTCTGGGCCGGTATCGCCGTCATCTTCGTCGGTGGCGTCGTCGGTCTCGCGATGAAGGCCGCGGGCCTCGGCATGCCGAAGGAGTCGGCCGAGATGGCGGCGGCCAGGGCCCGCGCTTCGCAGGCCCAGATCTCCCACTGA
- a CDS encoding TIGR02234 family membrane protein, whose amino-acid sequence MEGVSAVPVPQPRARAVVSDSAPASAPDSAGSRRSLAAGLFLGAIGAAVVLLASGQTWAEGKASVGGGTLPLTADGQDVTGLPAALAVVALAALVAVFAVRGAGRLAVSGLLALSGLGAALSSWSGAFDSAALDEKAARSTGDASATVGALSHTAWPYLTAVGGALILLAGLLALRYGSRWPAMSGRYERDGTPRPGKAPRTAPDPDRPEDLWKALDRGEDPTREA is encoded by the coding sequence GTGGAGGGCGTGAGTGCCGTGCCCGTACCCCAGCCCCGCGCCCGAGCCGTCGTGTCCGACTCCGCGCCCGCCTCCGCACCCGACTCCGCGGGAAGCCGCCGCAGTCTGGCCGCCGGTCTGTTCCTCGGCGCGATCGGCGCGGCCGTCGTCCTCCTGGCCTCCGGGCAGACATGGGCCGAGGGCAAGGCCTCCGTCGGCGGCGGCACCCTGCCGCTGACCGCCGACGGCCAGGACGTCACCGGGCTGCCGGCCGCCCTGGCCGTCGTCGCCCTGGCCGCTCTCGTCGCCGTCTTCGCCGTACGCGGTGCCGGACGCCTGGCCGTCTCCGGGCTCCTCGCCCTCAGCGGACTCGGCGCGGCACTCAGCTCCTGGTCCGGAGCCTTCGACAGCGCCGCCCTCGACGAGAAGGCCGCCCGCTCCACCGGTGACGCCTCCGCCACCGTCGGCGCCCTCAGCCACACCGCCTGGCCGTACCTCACGGCCGTCGGCGGCGCGCTGATCCTGCTCGCCGGGCTGCTCGCCCTGCGCTACGGCAGCCGCTGGCCCGCCATGTCGGGACGGTACGAGCGCGACGGCACCCCGCGCCCCGGCAAGGCCCCCCGCACCGCCCCGGACCCCGACCGGCCCGAGGACCTGTGGAAGGCCCTGGACCGCGGCGAGGACCCGACGCGCGAGGCATGA
- a CDS encoding anthranilate synthase component I gives MDLDTFRKLAIDRRVIPVSRRLLADGDTPVGLYRKLAAERTGTFLLESAENGRTWSRYSFIGVRSDATLTARDGQAHWLGTPPVGVPADGDPLRALRATVETLHTPRDLVAGEGLPPFTGGMVGYLGYDIVRRLEKIGEHGGDDLGLPELTMLLTSDLAVLDHWDGTVLLIANAINHNDLSTGVDEAYADAVARLDAMEQDLRRPVENAPALLPPSELPEYTALWGGEAFQDAVEDVKERIRAGEAFQVVPSQRFETPCTASALDVYRVLRATNPSPYMYLFRFDGFDVVGSSPEALVKVEDGRAMLHPIAGTRHRGATPQEDQALAEELLADPKERAEHLMLVDLGRNDLGRVCEPGSVEVVDFMSVERYSHVMHIVSTVTGRVTEGRTAFDVLTACFPAGTLSGAPKPRAMQIIEELEPTRRGLYGGCVGYLDFAGDSDTAIAIRTALLRDGTAYVQAGAGIVADSDPVAEDTECRNKAAAVLRAVHTANRLREHRSGRG, from the coding sequence ATGGATCTCGACACCTTCCGCAAGCTGGCCATCGACCGGCGCGTCATCCCCGTCAGCCGCCGGCTCCTCGCGGACGGCGACACCCCCGTCGGGCTCTACCGCAAGCTCGCGGCGGAGCGGACCGGGACCTTCCTCCTCGAATCCGCGGAGAACGGCCGCACCTGGTCCCGCTACTCCTTCATCGGGGTACGCAGCGACGCCACCCTCACCGCCCGCGACGGGCAGGCCCACTGGCTGGGCACGCCGCCCGTCGGCGTCCCCGCCGACGGCGACCCGCTCCGGGCCCTGCGCGCCACCGTCGAGACCCTGCACACCCCGCGCGACCTGGTCGCCGGCGAGGGGCTGCCGCCCTTCACCGGCGGCATGGTCGGCTACCTCGGGTACGACATCGTGCGCCGCCTGGAGAAGATCGGTGAGCACGGCGGCGACGACCTGGGGCTCCCCGAGCTGACCATGCTCCTCACCTCGGACCTCGCCGTCCTGGACCACTGGGACGGCACCGTCCTGCTGATCGCCAACGCGATCAACCACAACGACCTCTCGACCGGTGTCGACGAGGCGTACGCGGACGCCGTCGCCCGGCTCGACGCGATGGAGCAGGACCTGCGCCGGCCCGTCGAGAACGCCCCCGCCCTCCTGCCCCCGTCCGAGCTGCCGGAGTACACCGCACTGTGGGGCGGTGAGGCGTTCCAGGACGCCGTCGAGGACGTCAAGGAACGGATCAGGGCCGGCGAGGCCTTCCAGGTCGTCCCCTCCCAGCGCTTCGAAACCCCTTGCACGGCAAGCGCGTTGGACGTCTACCGGGTGCTGCGCGCCACCAACCCGTCGCCGTACATGTACCTCTTCCGCTTCGACGGCTTCGATGTCGTCGGCTCCAGCCCCGAGGCCCTGGTCAAGGTCGAGGACGGGCGGGCCATGCTCCACCCGATCGCCGGGACCCGGCACCGCGGCGCCACCCCGCAGGAGGACCAGGCGCTCGCCGAGGAACTGCTGGCCGACCCGAAGGAACGCGCCGAGCACCTGATGCTCGTCGACCTCGGCCGCAACGACCTCGGGCGCGTCTGCGAACCCGGCAGCGTCGAGGTCGTCGACTTCATGTCGGTCGAGCGGTACTCGCACGTGATGCACATCGTCTCCACCGTCACCGGCCGGGTCACCGAGGGCCGGACCGCCTTCGACGTCCTCACCGCCTGCTTCCCCGCGGGCACCCTCTCCGGCGCACCCAAACCGCGGGCGATGCAGATCATCGAGGAGCTCGAACCCACCCGCCGCGGGCTGTACGGAGGCTGCGTCGGCTACCTCGACTTCGCCGGGGACTCCGACACCGCCATCGCCATCCGCACCGCGCTGCTGCGTGACGGAACCGCGTACGTCCAGGCCGGAGCGGGGATCGTCGCCGATTCCGACCCGGTCGCCGAGGACACCGAGTGCCGCAACAAGGCGGCCGCCGTGCTGCGGGCCGTCCATACGGCCAACCGCCTCCGCGAGCACCGGAGCGGTAGGGGATAG
- the hisI gene encoding phosphoribosyl-AMP cyclohydrolase — MTSTPPPASSLDPAIAARLRRGADGLVPAIAQQYDTGEVLMLGWMDDEALHRTLTTGRCTYWSRSRQEYWVKGDTSGHIQRVKSVALDCDADTVLVKVDQTGAACHTGDRTCFDADVLPLAQ; from the coding sequence ATGACCAGCACCCCGCCGCCCGCCAGCAGCCTCGACCCCGCCATCGCCGCCCGCCTCAGGCGCGGCGCCGACGGTCTGGTCCCGGCCATCGCCCAGCAGTACGACACCGGCGAGGTGCTGATGCTCGGCTGGATGGACGACGAGGCGCTGCACCGCACCCTCACCACCGGCCGCTGCACCTACTGGTCGCGCAGCCGGCAGGAGTACTGGGTCAAGGGCGACACCTCCGGGCACATCCAGCGGGTGAAGTCGGTCGCGCTGGACTGTGACGCCGACACCGTCCTGGTGAAGGTCGACCAGACGGGTGCCGCCTGCCACACCGGGGACCGCACCTGTTTCGACGCCGACGTCCTCCCCCTCGCCCAGTAA